A single Nitrosospira multiformis ATCC 25196 DNA region contains:
- the ftsW gene encoding putative lipid II flippase FtsW, which translates to MIYQYGTGKQKVLPADFDQALIWTAILLLSLGLVMVYSASISIAEGEGSGYPTYFLIRHAAYVAAGLLVAVVAFQVPMESWQKYSFQLFLLGGCLLALVLVPGVGREINGSRRWISLLVVNLQPSEFMKLFMVIYVANYTVRKSAFLGSFRKGFLPMLIITLIVGALLLLEPDFGAFVVITTVMMAILFLGGMDLKLFAGLIGFLIAGLLALVWNAPYRMQRFFGFLDPWDDPYGKGYQLSHALIAFGRGEWLGVGLGGSVEKLFYLPEAHTDFLLAVIAEELGFVGVLIVLALFAWIIARAFIIGRQSAVRGRYFPALVAQGIGVWLGVQTFINVGVNMGVLPPKGLTLPLMSFGGSSIVASCLSLAVLLRADWENRQLARGYRI; encoded by the coding sequence ATGATTTATCAGTACGGTACCGGAAAGCAGAAAGTTCTGCCTGCGGATTTCGACCAGGCCCTGATCTGGACAGCAATACTCCTGCTGAGCCTTGGGCTGGTGATGGTTTATTCCGCCTCGATTTCGATTGCCGAGGGCGAGGGCAGCGGTTACCCGACCTATTTTCTCATCCGGCACGCCGCCTATGTCGCGGCAGGTTTGCTGGTGGCCGTTGTTGCGTTCCAGGTCCCCATGGAGTCGTGGCAGAAATATTCCTTCCAACTGTTTCTGCTGGGGGGATGCCTGCTGGCCCTGGTGCTGGTTCCCGGCGTGGGCCGCGAAATCAATGGTAGCCGCCGCTGGATATCCTTGCTGGTGGTGAATCTTCAACCGTCGGAATTCATGAAATTGTTCATGGTCATCTACGTGGCCAATTACACGGTGCGCAAATCCGCCTTTCTGGGAAGTTTCCGCAAGGGTTTTCTTCCCATGCTGATCATCACGCTCATCGTAGGGGCTCTCCTGCTGCTCGAGCCGGATTTTGGCGCCTTCGTTGTCATTACCACTGTCATGATGGCCATATTGTTTCTGGGAGGAATGGACCTGAAACTATTCGCCGGGCTGATTGGTTTCCTGATTGCTGGCCTTCTTGCCCTGGTCTGGAACGCCCCTTATCGCATGCAGCGTTTCTTCGGGTTTCTGGATCCATGGGATGACCCCTACGGAAAAGGATACCAGTTGAGCCATGCGCTGATTGCATTCGGACGGGGTGAATGGCTGGGTGTGGGCCTGGGCGGAAGTGTTGAAAAGCTTTTCTATCTGCCGGAGGCGCATACCGACTTTCTTCTGGCTGTGATTGCAGAGGAACTCGGTTTCGTCGGTGTCCTGATCGTGCTGGCGTTGTTTGCCTGGATAATAGCGCGCGCATTCATCATTGGCCGCCAGTCGGCAGTCAGGGGACGTTATTTTCCCGCACTCGTGGCGCAGGGTATCGGTGTATGGCTGGGAGTGCAGACATTCATCAACGTGGGCGTGAATATGGGAGTCCTCCCGCCGAAGGGACTCACGCTGCCGTTGATGAGTTTCGGTGGCAGCAGCATCGTTGCAAGCTGTCTCTCGCTGGCGGTGCTGCTGCGCGCGGATTGGGAAAACCGGCAGTTGGCGAGAGGTTATCGGATATGA
- a CDS encoding UDP-N-acetylmuramoyl-L-alanyl-D-glutamate--2,6-diaminopimelate ligase, protein MSSRSDRKISECPGRPGAGFDFHALDRLGVRMEHLAVDSRTVKPGDTFLAYRGEKTDGRKFIPHAIERGARAVVWERDGFAWDPEWKTPNLPVPDLKSEAGFIADYLYDHPSQKLWLIGVTGTNGKTSCSHWIVQAMAALDRKAAVIGTLGAGFPGEMEFSANTTPDSVLLQAKIANFLRRGAECVAMEVSSHGIVQGRINGATFAVAMLTNLSRDHLDYHGTMEVYAAAKARLFHWRGLKYAVLNLDDVFGMQLLHDLEGTGTGMIGYGFTDPVSAHPNPGSFRRVWGRNLRASMAGLEFDIEFEGECLKFKAEVLGSFNASNLLGVLATLLASGIAFPEAVRALQKVQPVAGRMQQIGGEGDEPLIVVDYAHTPDALEKVLTTLREAVDAGFPGGKPETGSGRLVCVFGCGGERDQGKRPLMGEVATRLADEAIITSDNPRSEDPDSIIRGIAVGAAANHRIEKDRAAAIHRAIRGTHKGDVVLIAGKGHETWQEAGGKKFPFSDAEVARKALITEKAQAQI, encoded by the coding sequence ATGAGTTCCAGGTCGGACAGGAAGATATCGGAATGTCCCGGCCGCCCGGGAGCCGGTTTTGATTTCCATGCGCTTGACCGGCTCGGTGTCAGGATGGAGCATCTTGCGGTTGACAGCCGCACCGTGAAACCGGGGGATACTTTTCTGGCCTATCGCGGAGAAAAAACGGATGGACGTAAATTCATTCCGCACGCGATAGAGCGGGGTGCCCGCGCAGTAGTGTGGGAACGCGATGGCTTTGCATGGGACCCGGAATGGAAAACACCTAACCTGCCAGTCCCGGATTTGAAATCCGAGGCGGGATTCATCGCAGACTATTTGTATGATCATCCCTCACAAAAGCTATGGCTGATCGGAGTGACGGGAACGAATGGCAAAACATCCTGCAGCCACTGGATTGTCCAGGCGATGGCGGCACTCGATCGTAAAGCCGCAGTCATCGGCACGCTGGGCGCCGGTTTTCCCGGAGAAATGGAATTTTCTGCAAATACCACCCCCGATTCAGTGTTATTGCAAGCTAAAATAGCTAATTTTTTGCGGCGGGGCGCGGAATGCGTGGCAATGGAAGTCTCGTCGCATGGGATTGTGCAAGGACGGATAAACGGAGCAACGTTTGCAGTTGCCATGCTCACCAATCTTTCGCGCGATCACCTCGATTATCACGGTACCATGGAAGTGTATGCAGCTGCCAAAGCGCGGCTGTTTCACTGGAGGGGGCTCAAGTATGCCGTGCTGAACCTCGACGACGTATTTGGCATGCAGCTTTTGCACGATCTGGAAGGAACTGGAACCGGCATGATCGGCTATGGGTTTACCGATCCGGTAAGCGCGCACCCCAATCCTGGCTCCTTCAGGAGGGTATGGGGTCGCAATCTCAGGGCAAGCATGGCGGGGCTGGAATTCGACATTGAATTTGAAGGGGAATGTCTGAAATTCAAAGCGGAAGTGCTGGGCAGCTTCAACGCTTCCAACTTGTTAGGAGTGCTCGCTACCCTGCTTGCAAGCGGTATCGCTTTCCCGGAAGCGGTCCGAGCCTTGCAGAAAGTCCAGCCTGTAGCAGGTCGCATGCAGCAGATAGGTGGGGAAGGAGATGAACCCCTCATCGTTGTGGATTACGCTCATACTCCGGACGCGCTGGAAAAGGTATTGACCACGCTGCGGGAAGCGGTGGACGCCGGTTTCCCTGGCGGGAAGCCGGAGACGGGATCAGGAAGGCTCGTCTGCGTATTCGGTTGCGGGGGCGAGCGCGATCAAGGCAAGCGTCCATTGATGGGGGAAGTGGCGACCCGATTGGCTGATGAAGCCATCATCACCAGTGACAATCCACGAAGCGAGGATCCGGATTCCATTATTCGTGGCATCGCCGTTGGAGCTGCCGCCAATCATCGCATCGAGAAGGATCGGGCAGCTGCGATTCATCGCGCCATACGGGGCACGCATAAGGGTGATGTCGTATTGATCGCGGGTAAGGGGCACGAAACCTGGCAGGAGGCAGGTGGTAAAAAGTTTCCTTTCAGCGATGCAGAGGTGGCGAGAAAAGCATTGATCACGGAGAAAGCGCAGGCGCAGATATGA
- the murD gene encoding UDP-N-acetylmuramoyl-L-alanine--D-glutamate ligase — protein sequence MNLQGRTVLVLGLGETGLSMAKWLFRRGALVRAADTRNEPPAMRAFNSLLPQAEVFTGSLAGRAFYGVDLIAISPGLPLSEPLVQQALKEGIPVVGDMELFACAVGGTGGGMPKLVGITGSNGKTTVTAMTGAMLKKAGWDVEVAGNIGPAVLDALMRREDTGKMPQAWVLELSSFQLETTKSLGLDAAAVLNVSEDHLDRYAGMQEYAAAKARIFLGDSEGVQILNGDDPVVRQMTLAGRPHVTFSLATPQSADDFGLLREGGDTWLMQGDTRLMDARELAITGRHNCANALAALALCRALAVPFEPLLQALREFRGLPHRVEKVAAFSGITFYDDSKGTNVGATVAALKGLGQPVVLIAGGDGKAQNFSPLAAPIGEHGRAVVLIGRDAEKIAVAINECGVPLHRAQTMEEAVRKSFQLAREGDAVLMSPACASFDMFDNYVHRAEAFVAAVRSMQAARAGGNSAGVAGRH from the coding sequence ATGAACCTGCAAGGCAGAACTGTTCTGGTACTGGGCCTCGGAGAGACCGGCCTTTCCATGGCAAAATGGTTGTTTCGGCGCGGAGCGCTGGTGCGAGCAGCTGATACCCGGAACGAGCCACCGGCCATGAGGGCGTTTAACAGCCTGCTGCCGCAGGCGGAGGTTTTTACAGGTTCCCTGGCCGGCAGAGCCTTTTACGGCGTGGATTTAATCGCAATCAGTCCCGGTCTGCCCCTGTCGGAGCCTCTTGTGCAGCAGGCGCTGAAAGAAGGCATCCCGGTGGTCGGGGATATGGAGCTTTTTGCCTGCGCAGTCGGAGGCACGGGGGGGGGCATGCCAAAACTCGTCGGGATTACCGGCTCCAATGGCAAGACCACGGTGACCGCCATGACAGGGGCAATGTTAAAAAAAGCGGGGTGGGACGTCGAAGTAGCGGGAAATATCGGTCCTGCGGTACTGGATGCACTGATGCGCCGGGAGGATACTGGAAAAATGCCCCAGGCGTGGGTGCTGGAGCTTTCCAGCTTCCAGCTGGAAACCACGAAGAGTCTGGGACTGGATGCAGCCGCAGTGCTGAATGTAAGCGAAGATCATCTTGACCGCTACGCAGGCATGCAGGAATACGCTGCTGCTAAGGCCCGGATATTTCTTGGTGACAGCGAGGGTGTGCAAATCCTGAATGGCGATGATCCTGTCGTCCGGCAAATGACGTTAGCGGGTAGACCTCACGTCACTTTCAGTCTTGCTACGCCACAAAGCGCCGACGATTTCGGCTTGCTTCGCGAAGGCGGAGACACCTGGCTGATGCAGGGAGACACGCGTCTCATGGACGCGCGTGAACTCGCCATTACTGGCCGGCACAATTGCGCAAATGCACTGGCGGCACTGGCGCTATGCCGCGCCCTGGCCGTCCCGTTCGAGCCTTTGTTACAGGCGCTCCGCGAATTCAGGGGCTTGCCCCATCGAGTTGAAAAAGTGGCGGCTTTCAGTGGTATTACCTTCTACGACGATTCAAAAGGTACTAATGTGGGTGCAACGGTGGCTGCTTTGAAAGGTCTGGGGCAACCCGTGGTTTTGATTGCCGGCGGAGATGGGAAGGCGCAGAATTTTTCACCCCTGGCTGCCCCGATAGGCGAGCATGGGCGCGCGGTTGTTCTCATCGGGCGGGATGCAGAAAAAATCGCAGTGGCGATAAATGAGTGCGGAGTGCCTCTGCATCGTGCTCAAACGATGGAAGAGGCCGTGCGGAAAAGTTTTCAGCTGGCGCGGGAGGGCGATGCAGTCCTGATGTCGCCCGCGTGCGCAAGCTTCGATATGTTCGACAACTATGTGCATCGGGCGGAGGCGTTCGTTGCGGCGGTAAGAAGCATGCAGGCCGCACGTGCAGGCGGTAATTCAGCTGGGGTTGCAGGACGACATTGA
- the murC gene encoding UDP-N-acetylmuramate--L-alanine ligase, producing MKHKVKHIHFVGIGGSGMSGIAEVMLNLGYKISGSDIHDSVTTRRLKKLGATVYIGHARTHVESADAVVTSTAILPDNPEVLAARESKVPVVPRAIMLAELLRLRQGIAIAGTHGKTTTTSLITSVLAEAGMDPTFVIGGRLEAAGSHAKLGRGEFIVVEADESDASFLHLQPVLAVVTNIDADHMDTYEHDFGKLKQAFVDFVQHLPFYGMAVLCVDDAHVLEIMPAITKPVTTYGLSETAQVRAADIRHSEGQMHFTALIGVNGKTRKLKIVLNLPGLHNVQNALAAIAVCNEVGLPDVSIVRALADFKGVDRRFQRYGEIPLTDPETGRNGSFTLIDDYGHHPVEMAATIAAARGAFPGRRLVLAFQPHRYTRTRDLFEDFVKVLSTADVLLLTEVYSAGEAPIIAADSKSLARSLRVLGKVEPIFVERVDELEEAIHSIARDKDVVLVMGAGSVGGVAPTLSRDSQVEARLLVSPKENREPAVLLLQGS from the coding sequence ATGAAACACAAAGTTAAGCATATTCATTTTGTGGGCATAGGCGGCTCCGGCATGAGCGGAATCGCCGAAGTAATGCTCAATCTGGGATACAAGATCAGCGGCTCGGATATACATGATAGTGTGACCACCCGGCGCCTGAAAAAACTGGGCGCGACGGTTTACATCGGTCACGCCCGCACTCATGTGGAATCGGCGGATGCAGTCGTCACCTCGACCGCGATTCTGCCCGATAATCCGGAGGTTCTCGCGGCACGGGAGAGTAAAGTGCCGGTGGTTCCACGCGCTATCATGCTGGCCGAGCTCCTGAGGTTGCGGCAGGGGATTGCCATCGCGGGTACGCATGGCAAAACCACCACTACCAGCCTGATCACCAGTGTTCTCGCGGAAGCGGGCATGGATCCCACATTCGTTATCGGGGGTCGGCTTGAGGCTGCCGGTTCTCACGCGAAGCTGGGTCGTGGCGAGTTCATCGTGGTGGAGGCGGATGAATCCGACGCTTCATTCCTTCACCTGCAGCCCGTCCTGGCGGTGGTCACCAATATCGATGCCGACCACATGGATACCTACGAGCATGATTTCGGCAAGCTCAAGCAGGCGTTCGTGGATTTTGTACAGCATCTGCCCTTCTACGGTATGGCGGTGCTTTGCGTGGATGATGCCCACGTACTTGAGATCATGCCGGCTATTACCAAGCCTGTGACCACGTACGGGTTATCGGAAACGGCGCAGGTGCGCGCCGCGGATATTCGTCACAGTGAAGGTCAGATGCATTTTACCGCCCTGATAGGGGTTAACGGCAAAACTCGAAAACTCAAAATCGTGCTGAATCTGCCCGGCTTGCATAATGTGCAAAATGCGCTGGCAGCAATAGCCGTGTGCAATGAGGTTGGACTGCCGGACGTTTCCATTGTCCGCGCTCTGGCGGATTTCAAGGGGGTTGACCGGAGATTCCAGCGTTACGGCGAAATTCCCCTCACTGATCCCGAAACCGGTAGAAACGGAAGTTTTACCTTGATCGATGACTACGGCCACCATCCCGTGGAGATGGCAGCCACAATCGCCGCAGCGCGCGGCGCATTTCCGGGACGCCGCCTGGTACTGGCGTTTCAGCCGCACCGTTATACGCGTACGCGCGACCTGTTCGAAGATTTCGTCAAAGTTCTATCCACTGCCGATGTACTGCTCCTGACGGAAGTTTATTCCGCTGGCGAAGCGCCTATAATTGCCGCAGACAGTAAATCGCTCGCGCGGTCGCTGCGCGTGCTCGGCAAGGTGGAACCCATCTTTGTCGAGCGGGTGGACGAACTGGAGGAGGCGATTCACAGTATCGCCAGGGATAAGGATGTGGTGCTGGTAATGGGAGCAGGATCGGTGGGAGGAGTGGCCCCCACCCTTTCCCGGGATTCGCAGGTTGAAGCGCGTCTGCTCGTCAGCCCGAAAGAAAACAGGGAACCCGCAGTGCTTTTGTTACAGGGTTCCTGA
- the mraY gene encoding phospho-N-acetylmuramoyl-pentapeptide-transferase encodes MLLELAQWFAGDIRLLNVFSYITLRTVLAALTALIISFIVGPAMIRKLTAYKIGQAVRDDGPQTHLVKAGTPTMGGALILVSIAITTLLWADLSNRYVWIVLITTLGFGMIGWVDDYRKVVYRNPKGLSARAKLFWQSAIAILVALYLVLTAELPAQTTLIVPFFKQVAVPLGVTGFVALTYFVIVGTSNAVNLTDGLDGLAIMPTVMISSALAIFSYVAGHAVFAKYLGMPHIPQAGELAVFCGALAGAGLAFLWFNAYPAEVFMGDVGALALGAALGIVTVIVRQEIVMLIMGGVFVVETLSVMLQVASFKLIGKRIFRMAPLHHHYELKGWKENQVVVRFWIITMMLVLFGLSSLKLR; translated from the coding sequence ATGCTGCTAGAGCTTGCTCAATGGTTTGCCGGAGACATCCGCCTGCTCAACGTGTTCAGTTACATTACATTGCGTACGGTTCTGGCTGCGCTCACCGCGCTGATAATCTCGTTTATCGTGGGTCCGGCGATGATACGGAAGCTCACCGCCTACAAAATCGGCCAGGCGGTTCGCGACGACGGACCCCAGACACATCTGGTCAAGGCGGGCACACCCACCATGGGTGGAGCGCTGATACTCGTCTCTATCGCCATTACCACCTTGCTCTGGGCGGATCTCAGCAATCGCTACGTGTGGATTGTCCTGATCACAACCCTCGGTTTCGGCATGATCGGTTGGGTGGATGATTACCGCAAGGTGGTATATCGCAATCCGAAAGGACTTTCCGCCCGGGCGAAACTTTTCTGGCAATCGGCCATTGCGATCCTGGTGGCGCTCTACCTGGTGCTGACGGCCGAACTGCCCGCGCAGACAACCCTGATAGTTCCCTTCTTCAAACAGGTGGCCGTCCCGCTTGGCGTGACAGGATTCGTGGCGCTCACCTATTTCGTCATCGTCGGTACCAGCAATGCGGTAAACCTGACCGACGGGTTGGATGGTCTCGCTATCATGCCTACCGTGATGATCAGCAGCGCTCTGGCGATTTTTTCCTATGTGGCCGGCCATGCGGTATTCGCAAAATATCTCGGTATGCCTCATATCCCCCAGGCCGGTGAACTCGCGGTTTTCTGCGGTGCTCTGGCGGGGGCGGGACTTGCTTTCCTGTGGTTTAACGCTTATCCGGCGGAAGTCTTCATGGGAGATGTCGGAGCGCTTGCCTTGGGTGCGGCACTTGGAATCGTGACAGTGATAGTGCGACAGGAAATCGTTATGCTCATCATGGGAGGCGTGTTTGTAGTGGAAACCCTGTCGGTCATGCTGCAGGTGGCTTCATTCAAGCTGATCGGCAAGCGCATTTTTCGTATGGCGCCGTTACATCATCATTACGAATTGAAAGGCTGGAAGGAAAACCAGGTAGTGGTCCGGTTCTGGATCATTACCATGATGCTAGTGCTGTTCGGTTTGTCTTCCCTGAAGCTGAGATAA
- a CDS encoding UDP-N-acetylmuramoyl-tripeptide--D-alanyl-D-alanine ligase, translated as MMSLQEAAQVLSATLAGGRHDRMVAGKIDFTGVSTDSRALARGELFVALVGPNFDGHDFIVQARDRGAMGALVQQDRLTGDQEYGIPLIRVQNTRLALGQLAAYWRARFTIPLVAVTGSNGKTTVKEMIASILRRAAEQAPEEMRTDAPDAVLATQGNLNNDIGMPLTLLRLRERHHYAVIEMGMNHPGEISYLSRLAKPSVALITNAGDAHIQGLGSVEAVARAKGEIFEGLDQQGIAVINADDPHNRLWRELAGNRQIIDFGLKSKAKVSADYKLTFSGAQITLILPQGVEETTLQVPGEHNVRNALAAAAVAVAVGVSLKTIASGLSTFGGVKGRMQRKCGVRGATLIDDCYNANPDSVRAALAVLARAEGKKVLVLGDMGELGDKGREFHEQIGDEARIAGIDELMALGDLSAYAAEKFGIGARHFRKMEDLLANIETLPGPDVTLLIKGSRFMQMERVVKRLEAGL; from the coding sequence ATGATGAGTTTGCAGGAGGCGGCCCAGGTTCTGTCCGCAACCTTGGCGGGGGGGCGCCATGATCGGATGGTTGCGGGCAAGATCGATTTCACGGGGGTGAGCACGGATAGCCGCGCACTTGCACGAGGGGAGCTGTTTGTTGCTTTGGTCGGTCCCAACTTCGATGGTCATGATTTTATCGTCCAGGCACGGGACAGGGGCGCTATGGGGGCCCTGGTGCAGCAGGACAGGCTGACCGGGGATCAGGAATACGGGATTCCGCTGATACGGGTGCAGAATACACGGCTGGCATTAGGGCAACTGGCGGCATACTGGCGCGCGCGCTTCACCATACCCCTAGTTGCAGTAACGGGAAGTAATGGCAAGACGACTGTAAAGGAGATGATTGCCTCCATTTTAAGGCGCGCCGCGGAGCAGGCGCCGGAGGAGATGCGAACGGATGCTCCGGATGCAGTGCTGGCAACCCAGGGCAATCTCAACAACGATATAGGGATGCCCCTCACACTTTTGCGATTACGTGAGCGGCATCACTATGCGGTCATAGAGATGGGCATGAACCATCCAGGCGAAATCTCATACCTTTCCCGCCTTGCAAAGCCTTCGGTAGCGCTCATCACCAATGCCGGCGATGCGCACATTCAGGGACTTGGGTCAGTTGAAGCAGTCGCTCGCGCAAAGGGCGAGATCTTTGAAGGACTCGACCAGCAGGGAATAGCGGTTATCAATGCAGATGATCCACACAATAGACTGTGGCGTGAACTTGCGGGTAACAGGCAAATAATCGATTTTGGTCTGAAGAGTAAGGCAAAAGTAAGTGCAGACTACAAACTGACTTTTTCCGGCGCGCAAATAACACTGATTTTACCTCAAGGGGTCGAGGAGACGACTCTGCAGGTACCGGGCGAACATAACGTGCGAAATGCGCTGGCTGCCGCGGCCGTGGCCGTAGCCGTCGGTGTGTCCTTGAAGACGATCGCATCGGGATTGAGCACATTTGGCGGAGTGAAAGGAAGAATGCAAAGGAAATGCGGTGTGCGCGGCGCGACGTTGATCGATGATTGTTACAACGCCAACCCCGATTCGGTACGGGCGGCCCTGGCGGTGCTTGCAAGGGCGGAAGGTAAAAAAGTCCTGGTGCTGGGGGACATGGGAGAACTGGGCGACAAAGGAAGAGAGTTTCATGAACAGATCGGTGACGAAGCGAGAATTGCGGGGATAGACGAACTCATGGCTTTGGGAGATTTGAGTGCATACGCGGCGGAAAAGTTCGGCATCGGAGCTCGCCATTTCAGAAAAATGGAGGATCTGCTGGCAAATATAGAAACGTTGCCAGGCCCGGATGTCACCCTACTGATCAAAGGGTCGCGTTTCATGCAGATGGAGCGAGTCGTAAAGCGTCTGGAAGCCGGGTTATGA
- the murG gene encoding undecaprenyldiphospho-muramoylpentapeptide beta-N-acetylglucosaminyltransferase, whose translation MSHTILIMAGGTGGHVFPGLAVAEYLKAAGWRIVWLGTEGGMETTLARQQGHALETIRFSGLRGKNVRTWLLLPARLLLAFWQSARVIRKVRPDVVLGMGGYPAFPGGMMASLLARPLLIHEQNSIPGLANRILSRLADRVLLGFPDAIKSEKKAVFCGNPVRDEITRLAPPAQRYAGRSGSIKLLVVGGSLGAQALNTIVPRALKRIPEGMRPQVTHQAGARHLEALKQNYSEAGVEGELVTFIDNMASRYGESDLVICRAGALTVSELAAAGVASILVPFPYAVDDHQSTNAKFLSGKGAAILLPQSQLTPEGLAELLVGMSRGQLMEMACRARELAQPDATRCVAETCMQMVAV comes from the coding sequence TTGAGCCATACGATTCTCATTATGGCGGGGGGAACCGGCGGGCATGTATTTCCCGGTCTTGCCGTGGCGGAGTATTTGAAGGCGGCCGGGTGGCGTATAGTCTGGCTTGGAACAGAAGGGGGAATGGAAACAACGCTGGCGCGGCAGCAGGGGCATGCCCTGGAGACGATTCGTTTCTCCGGATTGCGGGGGAAAAACGTTCGCACCTGGTTGTTGCTGCCCGCGCGTCTGTTGCTGGCATTCTGGCAAAGTGCAAGAGTAATACGGAAGGTTCGGCCGGACGTGGTGTTGGGTATGGGCGGGTATCCCGCCTTTCCGGGGGGAATGATGGCCTCGCTGCTTGCGCGGCCGTTGCTGATACACGAACAAAACTCCATTCCGGGACTTGCCAACAGAATCCTCTCGAGACTCGCCGACAGGGTATTGCTGGGATTTCCCGACGCGATCAAAAGTGAAAAAAAAGCGGTGTTTTGCGGTAATCCCGTACGTGACGAAATCACCAGGCTCGCGCCGCCTGCACAGAGGTATGCGGGTCGCAGCGGAAGCATCAAGCTGCTGGTGGTAGGGGGAAGTCTGGGCGCTCAGGCCCTGAATACCATCGTACCCCGGGCATTGAAGCGGATACCTGAAGGAATGCGCCCGCAGGTGACGCATCAGGCGGGGGCCCGGCATCTGGAGGCGCTGAAGCAGAATTATTCCGAAGCGGGAGTGGAGGGTGAACTGGTTACGTTTATCGACAATATGGCATCCCGCTATGGAGAGAGTGATCTCGTGATCTGCCGCGCGGGCGCACTTACCGTCTCGGAGTTGGCCGCAGCGGGTGTAGCCAGCATTCTGGTGCCTTTTCCCTATGCCGTGGACGATCATCAGAGCACGAACGCAAAATTTTTGAGCGGGAAAGGGGCTGCGATATTGCTACCCCAGAGCCAACTGACTCCGGAAGGACTGGCAGAGCTGCTGGTGGGTATGAGCAGGGGCCAACTTATGGAAATGGCATGCCGGGCGAGAGAACTGGCGCAACCCGACGCTACCCGGTGCGTGGCCGAGACGTGCATGCAAATGGTTGCAGTTTAA